The following are from one region of the Fusarium keratoplasticum isolate Fu6.1 chromosome 4, whole genome shotgun sequence genome:
- a CDS encoding Epimerase domain-containing protein: MTGELVLLTGGTGFLGYAILVDLLKSGYRVRAAARSQSKVDKVLAAPSISALDPSSDQLTFVMVPDMTAPGAYDDAVQGVDLIIHAAAPLPSGEASKDKAEDPLVKVSVQGNLAILRSANEKGKSVRRIVMTSSTVAIAPAEVYVTDTKEREILRGPDNRVIFPPPPYDSQLRAYCASKAAALNAAEVFVRDNATDFDLISIMPSWVFGKDELFTDTQGIRTDSTKVLINGLLTGNQGVAAVGNVVLCADVARAHVRALDKDIKGNQSFILSTEVNWEDTIPVAKKHFPEAFASGLFKEGSPQPTLPIRWDCSKTREVLGIELATYEAMVKEVVGQYLELVEKEKK; the protein is encoded by the exons ATGACAGGCGAACTCGTCCTCCTCACAGGGGGCACTGGCTTCCTCGGATATGCCATCCTCGTTGACCTCCTCAAAAGCGGCTACAGAGTCCGCGCGGCAGCTCGTTCACAGTCAAAGGTGGACAAGGTTCTGGCAGCGCCCTCAATTTCTGCCCTCGATCCCTCCTCAGATCAGTTGACCTTTGTTATGGTGCCGGATATGACAGCCCCTGGCGCGTACGACGATGCTGTACAGGGAGTCGACTTGATCATCCATGCTGCGGCGCCCCTCCCCTCGGGCGAGGCCTCCAAAGACAAGGCCGAAGATCCCTTGGTTAAAGTCTCAGTCCAGGGGAATCTAGCCATTCTTAGGTCAGCCAACGAAAAGGGCAAGTCAGTGAGACGCATCGTCATGACCAGCTCCACGGTGGCCATTGCCCCAGCAGAGGTCTATGTCACAGACACCAAGGAACGGGAGATACTGCGCGGACCTGATAACCGTGTCATATTCCCACCACCGCCTTATGACTCTCAGCTTCGGGCGTACTGCGCGAGCAAAGCAGCAGCCCTCAACGCGGCCGAGGTGTTCGTCAGAGACAACGCCACGGACTTTGACTTGATCTCCATCATGCCATCCTGGGTCTTTGGAAAGGACGAGCTCTTCACCGACACTCAAGGCATTCGAACTGATTCCACCAAAGTTCTTATTAACGGCTTGTTGACCGGCAACCAGGGCGTTGCCGCAGTCGGGAACGTTGTTCTCTGTGCAGATGTGGCTCGGGCACACGTCAGGGCGCTGGACAAAGACATCAAAGGCAATCAGTCGTTTATCCTCAGTACTGAGGTGAACTGGGAAGATACCATTCCTGTTGCCAAAAAGCATTTCCCTGAGGCCTTTGCATCTGGTCTCTTTAAGGAGGGAAGTCCGCAGCCGACTCTCCCGATTAGATGGGACTGCAGCAAG ACTCGAGAGGTTCTTGGCATTGAGCTCGCGACGTACGAGGCCATGGTAAAGGAAGTGGTTGGTCAGTATCTggagctggtcgagaaggagaagaaatAG